Proteins co-encoded in one Malus domestica chromosome 09, GDT2T_hap1 genomic window:
- the LOC103411528 gene encoding BTB/POZ domain and ankyrin repeat-containing protein NPR1, producing MDNVNELSSSLSFASSNLSNGSSSNHASASASSPPAPSIEHYLSLSKLSDNLERLLLDPEFDYSDAEIVVEGNTVGVNRCILASRSQFFQELFRKGSDDSNKEGKPRYLMSELVPNGGVGYEAFKVFLNYLYTGKLNPSPREVSTCVDDGCPHDACGPAINYVVELMYASSTFQMKELVQLVQRRLSNFVEKALIEDVIPILKAAFHCQLSQLLSHCIQRIARSDLDYMAIGKEFPHEVSNDIKSLRLKSHENDESSMMEIELIEDKRIRRIHKALDSDDVELVGLLLKESDITLDDAYALHYAVAYCDPKVVKEVLSLGEANLNLRNSRGHTVLHVAARRKLPAVLVPLLDRGASALETTSDGQTPVAICRRLTRPKDFLENTKQGQESNKDRLCIELLEREMRRNSISGNVSIISEVIPDDLHVRLDYLENRVAFARLLFPAEAKLAMEMADAHSTSVYTGLAASRGSSGNLREVDLNETPSGRTKRLQIRMQALIKTVKMGRRFFPNCSEVLDKFLDDEMDMADFILDKGTPEEQRIKRMRFLELKDDVQKAFCKDMAENNRSVLSASSSSSSSPKDGVNHKVRRRC from the exons ATGGATAATGTCAATGAACTGTCATCATCCTTGAGCTTTGCCTCCTCCAATCTGTCAAATGGGTCTAGTAGTAACCATGCATCTGCCTCAGCCAGTTCCCCACCCGCGCCGAGTATTGAACATTACTTGAGTCTAAGCAAACTGAGCGATAATCTTGAGAGGCTGTTACTTGATCCTGAGTTTGACTACAGTGATGCTGAGATTGTTGTTGAGGGTAACACCGTGGGTGTCAATCGGTGTATATTGGCTTCCCGTAGTCAGTTTTTTCAGGAGCTTTTTAGGAAGGGGAGTGATGATTCGAACAAGGAAGGTAAACCGAGGTATCTCATGTCTGAATTGGTTCCAAACGGCGGGGTTGGCTATGAAGCCTTCAAGGTTTTCTTGAACTACTTGTACACTGGGAAGCTTAATCCATCCCCTCGAGAAGTGTCCACGTGCGTTGATGATGGTTGTCCGCATGATGCGTGCGGCCCTGCTATTAATTATGTTGTGGAATTGATGTATGCTTCTTCCACTTTCCAGATGAAGGAACTTGTTCAGCTTGTTCAG CGCCGTCTTTCAAACTTTGTGGAGAAAGCCCTTATTGAAGATGTAATACCAATTCTTAAAGCTGCCTTCCACTGCCAACTGAGCCAGCTGCTCTCACACTGCATCCAGAGGATAGCAAGGTCCGATCTTGACTACATGGCCATAGGGAAAGAGTTTCCGCATGAAGTTTCTAATGATATCAAATCGCTCCGTCTCAAATCTCACGAAAATGATGAATCAAGTATGATGGAAATTGAGTTGATAGAGGATAAGAGAATCAGGAGAATCCACAAGGCATTAGATTCTGATGACGTTGAACTAGTTGGACTTCTTCTCAAGGAATCTGATATTACGTTAGATGATGCTTATGCTCTCCACTATGCTGTTGCATACTGTGATCCTAAGGTTGTTAAGGAGGTTCTCAGTCTAGGCGAGGCTAACCTCAATCTTCGCAATTCCCGAGGGCATACTGTACTTCATGTGGCAGCCAGACGTAAGCTGCCAGCAGTGCTAGTTCCTCTTCTGGACAGGGGAGCCTCTGCCTTAGAAACTACTTCAGATGGTCAAACTCCTGTTGCAATTTGCCGGAGATTGACTAGACCAAAGGATTTTTTGGAGAACACAAAGCAGGGACAGGAATCTAACAAAGATCGATTATGCATCGaacttctagagagagagatgcgGAGAAACTCAATCTCTGGGAACGTATCGATCATATCAGAGGTGATACCTGATGATTTGCACGTGAGGCTGGACTATCTAGAAAATAGAG TGGCATTTGCGCGGTTGTTGTTTCCTGCTGAGGCCAAGCTTGCTATGGAAATGGCTGATGCTCATTCCACATCAGTGTACACTGGCCTTGCGGCATCAAGAGGATCAAGTGGGAACTTACGAGAGGTTGATTTGAATGAAACACCCTCTGGACGAACCAAAAGACTACAAATAAGAATGCAAGCCCTTATTAAAACTG TGAAAATGGGGCGGCGTTTCTTCCCCAACTGCTCGGAAGTCCTTGATAAGTTTTTGGACGATGAGATGGACATGGCTGATTTCATCCTCGACAAGGGAACTCCGGAAGAGCAGAGAATCAAGAGGATGCGGTTCTTGGAACTTAAAGACGATGTACAGAAGGCATTTTGCAAGGACATGGCTGAAAATAACCGGTCGGTCTTATCAgcatcgtcgtcgtcgtcatcTTCTCCGAAGGACGGGGTAAATCACAAGGTAAGGAGAAGGTGTTGA